Proteins co-encoded in one Arachis hypogaea cultivar Tifrunner chromosome 11, arahy.Tifrunner.gnm2.J5K5, whole genome shotgun sequence genomic window:
- the LOC112720014 gene encoding PHD finger-like domain-containing protein 5A produces MAKHHPDLIMCRKQPGIAIGRLCEKCDGKCVICDSYVRPCTLVRVCDECNYGSFQGRCVICGGVGISDAYYCKECTQQEKDRDGCPKIVNLGSAKTDLFYERKKYGFKKR; encoded by the coding sequence ATGGCCAAGCATCATCCTGATTTGATTATGTGCCGAAAGCAGCCAGGAATTGCCATTGGACGACTTTGTGAGAAATGCGATGGCAAGTGTGTGATTTGCGACTCTTACGTGCGTCCTTGTACACTTGTCCGGGTTTGTGACGAATGCAACTATGGCTCATTTCAGGGCCGCTGCGTCATATGTGGAGGGGTGGGAATATCTGATGCTTACTACTGCAAGGAATGCACACAGCAGGAGAAAGATAGGGATGGCTGCCCCAAAATTGTTAATTTAGGGAGTGCCAAAACCGATTTATTCTATGAACGCAAGAAGTATGGTTTTAAGAAAAGATGA
- the LOC112720013 gene encoding non-specific phospholipase C1 produces the protein MNLRRSPFPLPTLLLLFLLLSPISATTTANLHRKKTHKINGPIKTVVVLVMENRSFDHVLGWLKKTRPDIDGLTGTESNRITANDLSSPSIPVTDDAIFIDSDPGHSFQAIREQIFGSNDTSANPAPMNGFAQQAENQLKGMSRTVMSGFKPERLPIYTELANEFGVFDKWFASVPASTQPNRFYVHSATSHGAMSNVRKDLIEGFPQRTIFDSLNDNGLTFGIYYQNIPATLFFKSLRKIKNVVNFHSYALKFKSHAKKGKLPNYVVVEQRYFDVKLSPANDDHPSHDVAEGQRFVKEVYEILRKSPQWKEMAILITYDEHGGFYDHVPTPVEGVPNPDGIIGPDPYYFRFNRLGVRVPTFLISPWIEKGTVIHEPDGPTPTSQYEHSSVPATVKKLFNLNSNFLTKRDAWAGTFEKYFNIRDTSRDDCPETLADVSSDLRPFGAREDTSLSEFQVELIQLASQLNGDHVLNSYPNIGKTMTVREANKYAEDAVKRFLEAGKAALKAGANESAIVTMRPSLTSRVPVEAHHGGLESY, from the exons ATGAATCTCCGGCGATCCCCTTTCCCCCTCCCCACcctcctccttctcttcctcctcctgtCTCCCATCTCAGCCACCACCACCGCCAACCTCCACCGCAAAAAAACCCACAAAATCAACGGCCCAATCAAGACCGTGGTGGTCCTCGTCATGGAGAACCGCTCCTTCGACCACGTCCTCGGGTGGCTCAAGAAGACCCGACCCGATATCGACGGTCTAACCGGAACCGAATCGAACCGCATAACCGCCAACGACCTCTCCTCACCTTCAATTCCCGTCACCGACGACGCAATCTTCATCGATTCGGATCCTGGTCACTCCTTCCAAGCGATTCGCGAACAAATCTTCGGCTCAAATGACACGTCAGCAAACCCCGCACCAATGAACGGTTTCGCGCAACAAGCAGAAAACCAGCTCAAAGGAATGTCGAGAACCGTTATGAGCGGGTTCAAGCCGGAGCGGCTTCCGATTTACACTGAGTTGGCGAACGAGTTCGGCGTTTTCGACAAGTGGTTTGCGTCGGTTCCCGCGTCGACTCAGCCGAATCGGTTCTACGTTCACTCTGCAACCTCGCACGGTGCCATGAGCAAT GTGAGGAAGGACCTTATTGAAGGGTTCCCGCAGAGGACAATCTTCGATTCGCTGAACGATAACGGACTCACGTTTGGGATTTACTACCAGAATATTCCCGCCACTCTGTTCTTCAAATCGCTCAGGAAGATCAAGAACGTTGTCAATTTCCATAGCTACGCCTTGAAATTCAA GTCCCATGCtaagaaggggaagcttccaaatTATGTGGTGGTGGAGCAGAGGTACTTTGACGTTAAGCTTTCCCCAGCAAACGATGACCACCCTTCGCATGATGTGGCAGAGGGGCAGAGGTTCGTGAAGGAGGTGTATGAGATCCTCAGGAAGAGCCCTCAGTGGAAGGAGATGGCAATTCTGATCACATATGATGAGCATGGAGGGTTCTATGACCATGTGCCTACCCCTGTGGAAGGTGTCCCTAACCCTGATGGGATCATTGGGCCTGACCCTTATTACTTCCGCTTTAATAGGTTGGGTGTCAGGGTCCCTACCTTCTTAATTTCCCCTTGGATTGAAAAGGGTACAG TGATTCATGAACCTGATGGGCCAACACCAACTTCTCAATATGAACATTCATCTGTTCCTGCCACAGTAAAGAAGCTTTTCAATTTGAACtccaattttttaacaaaaagagATGCCTGGGCCGGTACCTTTGAAAAATACTTCAACATTCGAGATACTTCTCGTGATGATTGTCCAG AGACACTTGCGGATGTGAGTAGTGATCTAAGGCCATTCGGAGCAAGGGAAGACACAAGTCTCTCAGAGTTCCAAGTGGAACTGATCCAGCTTGCATCTCAGCTCAATGGTGACCATGTACTCAACTCTTATCCAAACATTGGCAAGACTATGACAGTGAGAGAAGCTAACAAGTATGCAGAAGATGCAGTGAAGAGGTTCCTTGAGGCTGGAAAAGCTGCTCTCAAAGCTGGAGCTAATGAATCAGCCATTGTCACAATGAGGCCTTCACTCACTAGCAGAGTTCCTGTGGAAGCTCACCACGGTGGTTTGGAATCTTACTGA